A genomic stretch from Penaeus vannamei isolate JL-2024 chromosome 6, ASM4276789v1, whole genome shotgun sequence includes:
- the LOC113802210 gene encoding serine/Arginine-related protein 53: MGRYSSDSDSERGARRRRRSRSQSGSSTSSRSRHKHHRKSRRHRRHSSSRSRSRSRSRSRSRRSHSRSRDQDRYRRRGSYSRSRSRSRERYSRKHKKSKHKRRRRSSSSGSERSGRYSKSRSARSSADRDRSSRGSTRDPDRREREREKEKEKEKEKENKALSQIKEEPYRSKQIEMTESEKLAYSKAVEEIEGDSFVQHSFKSSSGDKKSQSSANDQSDETFNFGTQAEVTAKGGGKFIPLSDDSLFSPHLFGDPEEREEKYFRRIFSLRQKAVLGEPL; encoded by the exons ATGGGTCGATATTCGAGTGATTCTGATAGCGAAAgaggagcgaggagaaggaggaggagtag ATCACAGAGTGGTAGCAGCACAAGTTCCAGAAGCCGGCATAAACACCACAGGAAATCCAGGCGACACAGAAGGCATTCATCAAGCCGTTCAAGAAGCCGCTCACGCAGCAGGTCACGCTCTCGCAG ATCTCACTCCCGGAGCAGAGACCAGGACCGTTACAGGCGCCGTGGCAGCTACTCTCGCTCACGGTCACGATCACGTGAGAGATACAGCCGGAAGCACAAGAAGTCAAAGCACAAGCGCAGGAGAAGAAGTTCAAG CTCGGGGTCAGAACGCAGTGGCCGATACTCAAAGTCTCGTTCAGCTAGAAGCAGCGCAGACCGAGATCGCAGTAGCAGAGGCTCGACGAGAGACCCcgacagaagagaaagggaaagggagaaggagaaggagaaggaaaaagaaaaggagaataaggcaCTGAGCCAAATAAAAGAGGAGCCATATCGCAGTAAACAGATTG AAATGACGGAATCAGAGAAACTGGCCTATTCCAAAGCAGTAGAGGAGATTGAGGGTGACTCCTTTGTACAGCACAGCTTCAAGTCCAGCTCAGGCGACAAGAAGTCTCAGTCTTCAGCCAACGATCAGAGCGATGAGACTTTCAACTTTGGAACACAGGCGGAAGTCACAGCCAAGGGGGGTGGCAAGTTCATACCGCTAAGTGACGACAGTCTTTTCAGTCCTCAC CTCTTTGGAGATccggaggaaagagaagagaagtactTCCGCAGGATTTTCTCGCTGAGGCAGAAGGCCGTGCTTGGGGAGCCATTATAG
- the LOC138861918 gene encoding eukaryotic peptide chain release factor subunit 1-like, producing the protein MAQALAEKLSRERLTSALERASKALKKKLGDDFEPEKIPEIVDELLRLQEEEGIELKTADVPQLRQELAGLPRADASKDLALRVLELFQKSESTYGFVVIQGDHHTIAVGTVNAFEVKFDREFGIANKHGRGGQSQNRFARLAEESRQNHLRAVYERMQRAFLAQDSSPAVDAVVVAGPGPMKTDFMESLPTRWHPLTFEQPVTTTRAGLTGLQQLVAHMKEACSTVSVI; encoded by the exons ATGGCGCAGGCGCTGGCAGAGAAGCTCTCGCGAGAGAGGCTGACCTCCGCCTTGGAGCGCGCGTCAAAGGCTCTGAAGAAGAAGCTGGGCGACGACTTCGAACCAGAAAAGATCCCGGAGAtagtggacgagctcctccgtctgcaggaggaggagggcatcgAGCTGAAGACCGCCGACGTCCCTCAGCTGCGCCAGGAGCTCGCGGGGCTGCCTCGGGCGGACGCCTCGAAGGATCTGGCCCTGCGGGTTCTGGAACTCTTCCAGAAGAGCG AGTCCACCTACGGCTTCGTCGTGATCCAGGGGGACCATCATACCATCGCCGTCGGCACAGTCAACGCCTTTGAGGTCAAGTTCGATCGGGAATTCGGCATCGCCAACAAGCACGGGCGAGGCGGTCAGTCTCAGAACCGCTTCGCCAGGCTGGCCGAAGAGAGCCGACAGAACCACCTTCGGGCCGTGTACGAGCGCATGCAGAGAGCCTTCCTCGCGCAGGACTCCTCTCCTGCCGTGGACGCCGTCGTGGTCGCCGGGCCAGGACCCATGAAGACGGACTTCATGGAGAGCCTCCCGACCCGATGGCACCCTCTGACCTTCGAGCAGCCCGTGACCACCACGCGGGCGGGCCTGACGGGGCTGCAGCAGCTGGTGGCGCACATGAAGGAGGCGTGTTCAACGGTCTCG gtcatatag